The region CGTGGATCGACTCGCACCCATGGACACCCATAGTTAAAAAAGTCATACACAAAAATATGAAATACCTATTGCCTACCAAATTTTATAAAAATTCGATAAAATTTTACGTATATCGAACATTTAGAAAAAATAAGTACACAAAATCAGTATTGTTAATAACATATCGTGAAAAATAGTGGATCGCCAAAAATTCGATATGAGAAATATCGGATAACGCAGTGGAAAAATAACGGAAGTTGTAAagtaattaaaataaataattataaataaaataaaacatgctacacaaaaataaatattacataaaataaatattaaaaacTCGACTAACATTAAATTGAAAATCTCAAACAACTAAACAATCTACAAAAAgttaaaaacaaaaattaaaaataacttGCAACTCATAAGTTAAGTAATTCAAACTTCAAAACAACTAATAATTGGTAGTTCTTCTAAGTCTAACTAGTGATAGACGATGATGAAGAAGAATGAACAAAGAAATAAAGAAGCAGGGTTATGAGAACAATAATATCTCTAATAATTTTTCTAGTCTTCCTCTAATTAATATATTACTCACACTAACTTATCAACACTCTACTTTTTAACATTcaattttttttagttttttaatATGAATCCACCACTTATtataaataataacaataatattaatattaatagtattaataataataataataataataataataataataataatattggtCCACTCCTAAAAAGTTTTCATGATTAACCAATTTTGATATCAATACACAATGGCTATACCGATTTATCGGGAAAAACCCCGATATTTTAAACATAGCAAAGTTGAAATGCAATATCGACTTTCGTATCAAATAAACAAAATTTCAATATACTACATCGGTATATCAACGTTAtacaaaatattttaaaaaaataatattcACCATATAAATACGATATACGGTATATATGTATTTGGTTTAATACACCTGAAATTTCatattttttctaaaaaaattatttaaaagaaaatgcgataaaaactataaaaaaaaatTGTCACTAATCGTAATTTTCGCGATATTTTGGGCCAATAAAACTCAAAAGAAACCGTttttaaaaaaatccaaaaataataaattttattgGATCAAAGATATTATGGTAAAATTGTAGAGTTGTGGGGTGCAGGTTAAGGTGGCAGGTTAAATTCTAAAGAATGTCGTTGTTGTGTGCTTCTATCCCTTCCTCCCATCAATTCGTCGTCATTTCTCCGGCAACAACTTCCCATAATCGGAGGCTCGCCGGGAGCTACGCCATCCGTCCTCGCCTGAGGATGTCACTtgacaacaacaacaaaaacaattCTAACAGTAATTCCTCTTCTCTACTGAGTGCAGTGACCAATCTTCTCTGGGGTCGGTCCCTCCCGCCAGGGCTTCTCGTCACCACCGTGCGCACCGCCTGGAATTCTACGTGGCAGCTCATGATGTCACAGCTGGCTCCCTCTGACCCCACCGGCGGGTATTCAAGACCCGCTTCTAAATTCCGATTCTCCGGTCCTCCACCCAATGGTCTCCACCTCTACGTTGGCCTGCCATGCCCGTGGGCCCACCGTACTCTCATAGTACGCGCACTCAAAGGCTTAGAAGATGCCGTGCCGGTGTCAGTTGCGTCTCCTGGCATGGACGGGTCGTGGGAATTTAAACGGGTCGGTGGTGTAGATACGGGTCAGGTAATTGGTCCTAGTTTGGATAAAGCGAATGGTTGCAAGACTTTGAAGGAAGTTTATAGGCTTCGAAGAGGTGGGTATGATGGAAGATCCACAGTGCCAATGTTGTGGAGTAAAGAATCCAAAGATGTTATCTGTAACGAAAGTTACGATGTAATTCAATTGTTTAACTCCGGGTTAAATGGGTTGGCCCGTAACCCGGAGTTGGATCTTTCACCCCCTGAATTAAAGGATAAGATTGAAGAATGGTATCAAGTGATATATCCAAATGTGAATAATGGTGTTTATAGGTAAGGAATTGAGACTTGTATAATaattattgttttttttttcaattgaATTATGTAATATGCATTGCAGGTGCGGATTTGCTCAGAGCCAAGAAGCATATGATAGAGCGGTAAATGAGTTGTTTTTTACACTAGACAAGTTGGAGGATCACTTGTCAAATTCTCGTTACTTGTGCGGAGACACGCTCACACTTGTTGATATATGTCTTTTTACTACTTTAATTCGGTTTGACATTGCTTATAATGTTCTGTTTAAATGCACCAAGAAGAAGTTGTATGAGTATTCTAACTTACATGCCTACATTCGTGACATTTATCAGGTGCTTGTTTTGCTAAAAACATGTTTAAATTTAACCATCATTTGTGTTGTTCAATTACTGAGATAGTGTGATTTGTGCCTTTGACAGATTCCCAAAGTTGCAGACACTTGTAATTTTCAAGAAATTATGGATGGTTACTACAAAATCCTTTTTCCTCTCAATCCAGGGGGCATTAGACCAGTAATGCCTTCAACTTCAGAGCATGAAACTCTATACAGGCCTCATGGCAGGGAATCCCTATCAAGTAAACCAGTTTTTGTTAAATAGTGAACAAATCTTTCATCCGTTGGTTCTTATTATGTATGTAAGAGGACAATAATGTACTAATCTAAAGCTTTTAGGCAATGCAAGTAGTATACAATATAAGCATACTTTTACTTCTTAAAAAGTTATCATGTACTGTTTATATCATTTTTTTTATCAGATCATATATTGTTTATGCACTTTATAACGCTGGATTTTATCAATTTGCACCTTTTGCAACTCACCAATCTTTCTTTCGTCACTGGCTTGAGTCCTAGCTTGAGTCAAGTGATTCTCCTGAAGGTCATTTCAGTTGTACCAGAATCCGGTATCATTGGCTCTTAAAAATTAGTAAATATTTTCAATCAAAGGAAAAATGGTTAAATGTAAAAGGAAAAGTCCTAAACCACTAATAATAATTCTCAGCATGATATTTTGTTGATGTAAGACGAATGTTACAGAGCCCTACGAATACAACAACATATAGCTTCACGTATCCCAAATTGAAGATACAAGCATCTTAACTAAGGACCAAAATGAAGGTTAATCCATTTGTCTTTTTTTGGAAAACACTGCCTAATAGTACTTAAAACAAAACTGTACAAAGTAACTACTGCCCAACCGCCATAGGTAAGATTCCCCCAAAAAAGCTATCACTGAAGTAGTTTGGGTCTTGTTACAGTGATAAAAACTATCACCCAGAAATTGACGCAGATCTAGTGGACCCTGCTACAAATAACAAAAACTCATTATGCAAATCTCACATCAATAATGGCAAGTGTGTTGGTGTCTGCATGCATGTTATGTGAATGGATGTAGCCAATGAAAGAGTTTCATTAAAATCAAATACAAGTTTACTAAACATCGAAATGAAAGCAATCAGATCATAAGCGATATGCACATTATTAAACACTACGCAAAATAGTTGCCTCCCAGTTTCTACCACAAAGtatattaaatttaaaaaaactAAAACTTCCAACTTGACATGTGACCGTGGCCTTTTCAACTATCAATTCAGCAAAAGATTAAGTAAGAACAGGATGGGGGAAGCGTTATGAATAATGATCATTTGGCTGAAATTTGAAGTACAAAATGCAAAATAAAAGTTAGCAACAAATTAGAGGAAGGAAGTGGCATAGGAATTAGCAATATCCAGAGAAAAAATGAAGACAAAGTGGCATAGGAATTAACAATATACAGAGAAAAGATAAAGACAGATATTTAGGGATAAAAGTTTTTAAAAAATAAACACTATTCATCAGTGAGAATTGAACCTACCGTTTGATCGCTTCGTATTCCTGCAGAACTTACTGCCACATTTGCACTCAAACAGTTTGACAGGTTGATCATGGTCGTCAAAGTCAATGCCATAATCCTGTAGAAACACCATAAACATAAAGCTTCAGTTAGAAAAAAATGATTTTAGATTAATGAAATGATTTGAAGAAAGTAAACAACACTTATGAACAGGCCACTTATCAGTATAAACTTACTAAATGGTCTGCAAACCAACCAATGTACATATCATTTGTAAATGAAGTAACCATGAAAAAATATGAAATGACTTCAACCATATATAAATTATCTCAACCATGTTTTTGTTGCTAAATTGTTCACTACTTGAAAAAAAGAGTACTTAATAAGCACTGTCAAGAAGTGAAGATTTACAAACAATACCAGACCATTCACGATAAACCATATTACATAACAAAACTTACCCAAGTGAGTTCTTCTTGTGCTGCTATTTTTCTGGAAGAGAAAAGGGCAAACTGCGTATTTCAAACCATCAAAAGCATTGGTAAGCAAATTTGCTATACAGTTTACTGTCGCAACAAAAGGTAAGTAAAACAGCTTTTCAGACTTCAAGGATTAGGTAGCTTCTCACATGATAGTAATAGCGATCTGGACACTCAATTTGAATTGGTATTTCAACCAAGTTTGCATCAGAACATCTGAAAAATTAAATAGAGTTGTTACAGAATCTTCTAAATTACCAAATAACATTTAAACATTTGCCGAGGCACTGTTCGGCAGAAGTCAAGAGTTAACATAATACAGTTTTAAGTATTGAATCGTCTAAATGCACAAACAACCATTAAAAGCATGCAGGTGAATGGAAGATTGACCAATTCATACAGTTAACAATATTTTGTATCTATACCAAATTAGGTTTTTACTGCCCGGCTATGAGATAAATATAATGTAGAAAGAACATACAAGAAAGCAAGCCCAGTTTTATAGAGATGGGAATATCGTGATAGATAAACAGTTATGCTAGGCAAGATAAGAAAGGTAATTCGGATCGAAGATCAACAGTTTGGGGTAGGGATAGATCAAGGAAAACTGTAGTTCAACCATTAAAAGAATTTTTAGTAAATGGCCTACCATTAGCTCTATAAAGCATAGCTTGATGATCCATGTTGCAGGACTCACCTAGTGGGAAAAGGCTCTGAATCATTTTCAACATCTGTAgtatttattttaatttataatgAACTAACTATTTCTGAAGCATGACCTTACATAGACaaattttcttttctcttaaaAATAATATGAACACATTAAACTCGAGTTACTTTTCTTCTTCATATAAATACAtacaaaattaaattaaatgtcccagacaattttttttcttttctagATGCGTAGTTTGTATGATTAGATTTTCCTTCCTGATCAGTCCTCTTATGTTAGTAATATAATGTaagaaaataaatataaattaCAAAAATGAATACTGTCTTCTCCAAATTTTCCGGATATCAATAAAAAGTGCAATCAAGTAATGAGTGTCAACTGAAACACGGGTATACATTGCTTTTGAGATCAAACCAATAGTTATTCCACATAACTTGCAAACAGCAAGTTGTTAAATCATTGCAATCAAGGTTAGAGCAGCGGAATTTCAACTTTTTGAAAAGCATGCAACTTTTTAAATCATGGCAATCATGGTTGACTTGATTATTGTTTCTTTATTTTCCCTAGCTTGAATTTTAGGGTGCCAAAATAGAAATAATGGGTGAGGAATTCAATACCTGTGATTAATAAACCTAGCAATGTTGCCAAAGGACGCTGCTTCTAAGCATAGAgcttcttcatccttcacaaaccCTGAATCCCAATCCGTGTCCAGTAGAATTGGGTAAGTAGATTTCTCATTTTCAGCACATTTTATGTTCCTCTCATGCAACTCTTTAATCGTTAAAATCTCTCCAACAAACTCGCATACAAATGCTCCTTTTGGCAGGTCCTCTAAAGTACGAAGACCCCATCCTTTTCCTTCTGAAGTGAAAAATACCTAAGTTAAAAATATTTGTTAGTGAAACCCTTTTAATAATGTACTGGGGAATCTACAATACATAGGAACTTGGGCCTGGAGATACTTAACTTGATATACACTATAAATACAATGCATAAGAACTTTTTAATACAAATTATGAATCAATATTGGAGAAAATCTATTTGTTTGCCAGTGGCAGAGATAACTACCCACCTGCAAGTTGCATGTTATTCCTCGCTGAATAAGGCGATTGCCACATTGTTTCCCACAGCCACATTTTCTCCAGCATTCTTTAATAAACTTTCTCTTTAAGTGTCCTTTACATGGTTCCAAATAACCATTATTCTTGGACCTTTCAAGTGGGCAATCTTTGCAATAAAAGCAATGTTGTCGAGGGTTGTGACTGATAGCAATGCACTCTTCCAAAAATTCTTCCTTTAGCAGGCCTTGAGCAGTATATGCAAATTCACCCCCAGTTTTATCTGTACAGGCACAATGTGTTGACAACAAGACACAACTTCCTATGCAGGGACAACTGTCCTCGGCCCCAATACGTGATAGAGAAATGTTAACATAAGCATCTTGGAATACAAGGTTTTGGGGTATGTAGTTGAAAGGTGGTGGGAAATCATTAGTAGTTTTATTCACCCACGGAATTTGATTAATCTCTTCACCTTTTGTAATGTCATGAACATCATGAAAAGACCTTATATCATCTACTGTAAGCTGATGACGTGGAACGACTACTAAACTGTTTGAATTTGGAGACACGGGATCCTCCGGCTGCATTCCAACATCACTTTGTGGAATATCTTTTGAGATGTCCATCTTGGAAATCATTGCAGCATCATCCAAAGCGCTCTGATGGGCTGGCGAATAGGGGCCTCGAGGGGAAACCAAGGCAGAAAAAGAATTAACTTGGATTGATCCATTAGATGAGTGAGACCCCGTGTCCAAATCCTTACTTCCCCCAACACCCGGAGTGCCATTAGCCTCTGATTCCTTCAACACATCCATGGTTGGTCTTGTCATACAACTTTCTTGTGAGTTATCATTTGAATCAGTACTGAATTCCAACATGCAATCACATATATCCCTAAACATTTTCGCGACAGAAAAATTAGGGTCAGTGATTTTATATGATCGCAGACATCTATCCTCCATCATCTTTAGAAGCTGTTCCTGAGTAGGCATGCGAAAATCTGGACCTTGAATAGCTGAGCTGTAGCTCAGAGAAAGTTTTACTTCTCCCTGAGCTGAAGAGGCAATCACAACATCAGAAGCCACTTCTTTATCTCTAACTCCATTTTTCTGCTGTGATGATGTCTCAGAGACATGGCCACCTTGCTTTCTATTAATACCACTCTTCGTTGATGAATGCCTTAAACTTGTAGGTTCTTCATTGAGAAAGAAATAAAACTCCTTAAAAGATGAGTTAATTGGCAACAAAAAACTAAATGATAAGTAGAAAAACATAATGtaaaggaaaaataaataaaattagaCAGATTCAGTGGCCAAGCCCTGACTCATAAAATAAAAGCACTGCCCACCATAGAGAAACCATGCAAACTATGTAGAAACTCATAAATCAGTAAAGGGTTGCCTATTGCGTATGCCATATAGAGCATATGATCAATGCATCTCACTTTTACCAGTTTCAGTTGATAACATGAGACAACTACGCAAAGGTAGGGGACAAATATCAGTTAAACTACAAATTTATGCATTGACTTTATTCTTTTCAAGTGCTGTGATAGAACTTTTTTCTGTATTTTGTTCGAAAAAGTTTACATCTAATTTACAATACTACCAACCAGATACCTGTGTTGTTAATAATCTCAACTCAGGTACTGTGACAACAAAGATTTTTTTCTGTATTTTGTTAGAAAAAGTTGAGATCTAATTTACAATACTATGATGGCATGGGAGATGGCGGGATATCGACCCCTTAAAATACTATGATGGCATGGGAGATGGCGGGATATCGACCCCCTAAAATGCTATGCCAGTATAGAGAATAGTGGGATAACCGCTATTGTAAAGGCTAAAAGCCAGGGTACATAAATACTCATAAATAGACTAATACATAGAAATAGCAGTACAGAGAAATAAAACTGAAATAGAGAAGGAAGAACAAAAATTGAGCAGAGAAGAAGAATAAAACAGAACTAAAAGTAGGAAGAAGAACAAAACAGTTATGTGAGCAAAATCATAACATTGCTCTTCAAAGGGTTTGGATTGAAATTTATGCCCTTAAAAAAAGACAAAcaattattttttttaaagaattCATCCCAAAAATTCTACAGCAGATAGCAGTTTGGGGCTGCAACTAGCGGCTGCTACTACAACCACTATTGTTGACAGTAGCTAGTGAACCAACAGCATCACGCTGAACCCTAGCACCACTTAGCTATTCCGCTATAGCTCGATACAGTACTTCCTACTAATTTGAACAAAAGTTCACCGTGTTTGGAATGTAGACTGCACCACCGAATAATGCATTTAGCAAAACCATAgttgagtgtgtgtgtgtgtgcgcgcgcaAACATGAGTTTGAATAACATTCCGTGGTTTGAAATTTGAAACGAAGCAAAACAAAGTTACTTTTCTGATGAGTAAAACCATGGTTTGCAAACTATAATCCAAACATGTAAATCACAACCAAGATGTCAAAAACAAAAAACTTGATATTAAGGAAGAGTTCATTGAATACCAGGAGGAACCATTGCAATGGGACGCTCATAATCAGGCAATTCATCAACAGGCTCATCTTTAGGTACAATCAATGCATGAGGCATTTGGTTGCTTGGTAACATAAGCCTTCCAGGTTGAACTGTTGTTTCATATATAGGTTTTCTCCCTCTAAGAGAATCTTGAGGCAATGCAGGTTGCTTTCCTCTGTCAGAACTAGCATCTTGCATTGGACCTGGACGTGCTGCAATCCTCGTGTTTCCATCTGATGACACTGCTTTGTTTTGATGCCTCTGTGCAGAGCTTCCCTCAAGTGCTGTGGCCTTTTCAATGTGAGGCTTCTTTGACGGGGAAGGAGCTGAACTAGGGGAATTGTTCTCTTGTCCTCTTAATCTCAATCTTTTCAAAGGTTGAGCAGGTTCAACATTTATAAGAGCTTCTTCAGCCTCTGCCTCTTCTTCCTAGTCGTATGAAAATACAGAATACATTATCAGCAGCTATAGACATAGACATAAATTTAATAAAGTGACACAGATAACTTGCCAACAAAGAATGATGAAAGTTATGTACATTAACTCTCTTGTTTTTCTTTGGATGTTCAGGCTCCTGTCAAATAAAGTCGGATAATAGAAGTAAGTTTGCAGAAAAATCATATATAAAGAGAGTATGTGTGTGTGCAGCCACGTGGAGAGGAGATAGAAAATAAAGTGAGAAAAACACCTCAGAAACATCGCCTTCAAATATAGCATCTGCAAGAGCTCTATAGTTCCCTTCCTCAATAAGTTCCCAATTTTTATCATATAATTTGAGAAGTTTCTTTAACACTGGTTTCACTTGTGATTCAGAAATCCCAAGACTTGACATTGCACGATAGGCTGCTACTACTTTCGGATTGGGCGCCATCTATAATCCGTCAACAGTTCTCTTTGCAACAGACTCCCAAATGTAAAACGCCCCTAAATTCCAAGGATTTCTAACATAGAGACAAATACACCATATGATTTATGAGTAATTGAACAAGACGACCTAAACAATCATcaaagaaatgaaaaaaataaaatacaGTGGAAAACACAGATATCTCATTAGCTGACTTTTCAATAACTGAAAAACTAGGCACAAAATCCAGACAACagttaaaaaaataaattaacCCTAAAAAAATTATCAGCTTAATATTCTTTTTGATGTAACCTTGATTAAGAAGTAGAACAAACCTGATTTTTCTGTTAACAAAAAAAAAGCATACAAAGTCATCAATGAGTCAAA is a window of Lathyrus oleraceus cultivar Zhongwan6 chromosome 6, CAAS_Psat_ZW6_1.0, whole genome shotgun sequence DNA encoding:
- the LOC127098499 gene encoding uncharacterized protein LOC127098499, whose amino-acid sequence is MSLLCASIPSSHQFVVISPATTSHNRRLAGSYAIRPRLRMSLDNNNKNNSNSNSSSLLSAVTNLLWGRSLPPGLLVTTVRTAWNSTWQLMMSQLAPSDPTGGYSRPASKFRFSGPPPNGLHLYVGLPCPWAHRTLIVRALKGLEDAVPVSVASPGMDGSWEFKRVGGVDTGQVIGPSLDKANGCKTLKEVYRLRRGGYDGRSTVPMLWSKESKDVICNESYDVIQLFNSGLNGLARNPELDLSPPELKDKIEEWYQVIYPNVNNGVYRCGFAQSQEAYDRAVNELFFTLDKLEDHLSNSRYLCGDTLTLVDICLFTTLIRFDIAYNVLFKCTKKKLYEYSNLHAYIRDIYQIPKVADTCNFQEIMDGYYKILFPLNPGGIRPVMPSTSEHETLYRPHGRESLSSKPVFVK
- the LOC127098498 gene encoding probable inactive histone-lysine N-methyltransferase SUVR2 isoform X2; the encoded protein is MAPNPKVVAAYRAMSSLGISESQVKPVLKKLLKLYDKNWELIEEGNYRALADAIFEGDVSEEPEHPKKNKRVNEEEAEAEEALINVEPAQPLKRLRLRGQENNSPSSAPSPSKKPHIEKATALEGSSAQRHQNKAVSSDGNTRIAARPGPMQDASSDRGKQPALPQDSLRGRKPIYETTVQPGRLMLPSNQMPHALIVPKDEPVDELPDYERPIAMVPPEPTSLRHSSTKSGINRKQGGHVSETSSQQKNGVRDKEVASDVVIASSAQGEVKLSLSYSSAIQGPDFRMPTQEQLLKMMEDRCLRSYKITDPNFSVAKMFRDICDCMLEFSTDSNDNSQESCMTRPTMDVLKESEANGTPGVGGSKDLDTGSHSSNGSIQVNSFSALVSPRGPYSPAHQSALDDAAMISKMDISKDIPQSDVGMQPEDPVSPNSNSLVVVPRHQLTVDDIRSFHDVHDITKGEEINQIPWVNKTTNDFPPPFNYIPQNLVFQDAYVNISLSRIGAEDSCPCIGSCVLLSTHCACTDKTGGEFAYTAQGLLKEEFLEECIAISHNPRQHCFYCKDCPLERSKNNGYLEPCKGHLKRKFIKECWRKCGCGKQCGNRLIQRGITCNLQVFFTSEGKGWGLRTLEDLPKGAFVCEFVGEILTIKELHERNIKCAENEKSTYPILLDTDWDSGFVKDEEALCLEAASFGNIARFINHRCSDANLVEIPIQIECPDRYYYHFALFSSRKIAAQEELTWDYGIDFDDHDQPVKLFECKCGSKFCRNTKRSNGSTRSASISG
- the LOC127098498 gene encoding probable inactive histone-lysine N-methyltransferase SUVR2 isoform X1, whose product is MAPNPKVVAAYRAMSSLGISESQVKPVLKKLLKLYDKNWELIEEGNYRALADAIFEGDVSEEPEHPKKNKRVNVHNFHHSLLEEEAEAEEALINVEPAQPLKRLRLRGQENNSPSSAPSPSKKPHIEKATALEGSSAQRHQNKAVSSDGNTRIAARPGPMQDASSDRGKQPALPQDSLRGRKPIYETTVQPGRLMLPSNQMPHALIVPKDEPVDELPDYERPIAMVPPEPTSLRHSSTKSGINRKQGGHVSETSSQQKNGVRDKEVASDVVIASSAQGEVKLSLSYSSAIQGPDFRMPTQEQLLKMMEDRCLRSYKITDPNFSVAKMFRDICDCMLEFSTDSNDNSQESCMTRPTMDVLKESEANGTPGVGGSKDLDTGSHSSNGSIQVNSFSALVSPRGPYSPAHQSALDDAAMISKMDISKDIPQSDVGMQPEDPVSPNSNSLVVVPRHQLTVDDIRSFHDVHDITKGEEINQIPWVNKTTNDFPPPFNYIPQNLVFQDAYVNISLSRIGAEDSCPCIGSCVLLSTHCACTDKTGGEFAYTAQGLLKEEFLEECIAISHNPRQHCFYCKDCPLERSKNNGYLEPCKGHLKRKFIKECWRKCGCGKQCGNRLIQRGITCNLQVFFTSEGKGWGLRTLEDLPKGAFVCEFVGEILTIKELHERNIKCAENEKSTYPILLDTDWDSGFVKDEEALCLEAASFGNIARFINHRCSDANLVEIPIQIECPDRYYYHFALFSSRKIAAQEELTWDYGIDFDDHDQPVKLFECKCGSKFCRNTKRSNGSTRSASISG